From bacterium, one genomic window encodes:
- a CDS encoding DUF1559 domain-containing protein has translation RMLHKETQGESRVRENRTHGLVYEVKAWLLNRASFTLIELLVVIAIIALLSSLLLPALVGAREMARRIKCVSNLRQLGLAIQMYADDWNEWLPPGTVAGTTWFKNQSFASYLDLNVEGLSWSELRDFGIYHCPSTDYGIQTSLTGAQATNYGINGEAVGALTANHRLAEFSQSSKLMIFVDVDWDTAGAFWVDTDNIPIAHRHNNGANLVFLDGHVEHYTDIDIQNIPTNQLDPFWGRQGN, from the coding sequence AACGAATGCTACATAAAGAAACTCAGGGGGAAAGCCGTGTGAGGGAAAACCGCACGCACGGTTTGGTCTATGAGGTGAAGGCATGGCTTCTAAACAGGGCGTCCTTTACTTTAATAGAACTTTTGGTTGTAATAGCAATCATAGCGCTTCTCTCATCATTGCTTCTGCCTGCGCTTGTTGGTGCAAGAGAGATGGCAAGAAGGATTAAATGTGTGAGTAATTTGAGACAATTGGGACTAGCAATACAGATGTATGCCGATGATTGGAATGAATGGCTTCCTCCCGGGACGGTTGCGGGAACCACATGGTTTAAGAACCAATCGTTTGCAAGTTATCTCGATTTAAATGTTGAGGGACTTTCATGGAGTGAGCTTAGAGATTTTGGAATTTATCATTGTCCTTCTACTGACTATGGGATTCAAACATCTTTGACGGGAGCACAGGCAACAAATTACGGAATCAATGGAGAAGCTGTTGGAGCCCTTACAGCAAATCATCGACTGGCTGAATTTTCTCAATCTAGTAAACTAATGATTTTTGTTGATGTTGATTGGGATACTGCTGGAGCCTTTTGGGTTGATACTGATAATATACCAATAGCACATCGTCACAACAATGGAGCTAATCTTGTATTTCTGGACGGCCATGTGGAACATTACACAGATATTGATATCCAAAATATTCCAACAAATCAGTTAGATCCATTCTGGGGTCGTCAAGGGAATTAG